From the Quercus lobata isolate SW786 chromosome 6, ValleyOak3.0 Primary Assembly, whole genome shotgun sequence genome, one window contains:
- the LOC115950577 gene encoding GATA transcription factor 19: MHRCSSSHHQGNMVGPCTCGMFHSQGNSFSMLFSMQNHSPYDESEMYSFASSSSSVDCTLSLGTPSTRLTEDDERRRVRSGSSMSNFCWDILQTKQTPSAPQTHKAIRGGNNGSYNNNSSNDPLLARRCANCDTTSTPLWRNGPRGPKSLCNACGIRFKKEERRATAAASTTSNNGATSGSLMEPNHMVHNNSWYAHSQTQKMPCYSPAIGNEFRIIEDNEQNSDTGIPFLSWRLNVTDRPGLVHDFTR; this comes from the exons ATGCATCGGTGCAGTAGCTCTCATCATCAGGGGAACATGGTGGGACCTTGTACGTGTGGCATGTTTCACAGCCAAGGAAATTCCTTCTCCATGCTATTCTCTATGCAAAACCACAGTCCCTATGATGAATCCGAAATGTATTCCTTCGCATCATCCTCGTCTTCTGTGGATTGCACTCTCTCTTTAGGGACCCCATCAACTCGTTTAACCGAAGATGATGAAAGGCGACGAGTACGCTCTGGTTCCTCCATGTCCAACTTTTGCTGGGACATATTGCAGACAAAACAAACACCTTCAGCTCCTCAAACTCACAAAGCTATCCGCGGAGGCAATAATGGCAGTTATAACAACAACTCTTCCAATGATCCCCTCCTTGCTCGCCGCTGTGCCAACTGTGATACCACTTCTACACCACTTTGGAGGAACGGTCCAAGAGGCCCTAAG TCTTTATGCAATGCTTGTGGGATTCGATtcaagaaggaagagaggagagCCACTGCTGCAGCCTCCACCACAAGCAACAATGGCGCAACCTCAGGATCACTAATGGAGCCGAACCACATGGTCCACAACAATTCATGGTATGCACATTCACAGACCCAGAAAATGCCGTGCTACTCTCCGGCCATTGGCAACGAATTTCGGATCATTGAAGACAATGAACAAAATTCCGATACCGGCATTCCATTCCTTTCTTGGCGTCTCAATGTCACAGACAGGCCGGGCCTCGTTCATGACTTTACAAGATGA